The following are encoded in a window of Deinococcus sedimenti genomic DNA:
- a CDS encoding DUF427 domain-containing protein, translated as MKATWNGATIAQSDDTVVVEGNHYFPAGSVNPEYLRPSTTHTTCPWKGEASYHTLHVNGQENPDAAWYYPAPKDAARQIAGRVAFWKGVKVTQD; from the coding sequence ATGAAAGCCACCTGGAACGGCGCGACCATCGCCCAGTCCGACGACACCGTCGTCGTCGAGGGCAACCACTACTTCCCCGCGGGCAGCGTCAACCCCGAGTACCTGCGCCCCAGCACCACCCACACCACCTGCCCCTGGAAGGGTGAGGCCAGCTACCACACCCTCCACGTGAACGGACAGGAGAACCCCGACGCCGCCTGGTACTACCCCGCACCCAAGGACGCCGCCCGGCAGATCGCGGGCCGCGTCGCCTTCTGGAAGGGCGTGAAGGTTACCCAGGACTGA
- a CDS encoding TrkH family potassium uptake protein, whose product MTRGRRRARRLRPPQLIALVYLLGIALGAGALHLPGMTRPGVDLSVVDLIFTATSAICITGLVVADTGEAFTRLGQVTILLLAQVGGLGILTFGTLLALLTGRRVNFSERQHLAQQVNALDVGGVLGLVRIIFLYTFVAQAAGALLLSLRFVPQFGLGEGMYQSVFHAISAYNNAGFVVLPGGMLPYAQDPLVSGVIALLIVLGGLGFLVQLNLLTHLANPRRTRLMVYSRLTLVTTGALLALGAALLLALEWSGALAGLGTGGKLLAAAFQSVTPRSGGFATVDLLALAPGSVFLLIALMFIGANSGSTGGGIKTSTFAILLGSAWNLIRGRTELIAFGRRVMPENVVRAGTITTIYTLLVFTGFFLMLVTNPALGFTPLLFETVSAAATVGLSLDVTHRLNDAGLTVLCALMYLGRIGPVTFALALSLRETPGSVIKYPPERDILVG is encoded by the coding sequence GTGACGCGTGGCCGGCGCCGGGCGCGCAGGCTCCGGCCGCCGCAGCTGATCGCGCTGGTGTACCTGCTGGGGATCGCGCTGGGCGCGGGCGCGCTGCACCTGCCCGGCATGACGCGGCCCGGCGTGGACCTGAGCGTGGTGGACCTGATCTTCACGGCGACCAGCGCGATCTGCATCACGGGACTGGTCGTGGCGGACACCGGCGAGGCGTTCACGCGGCTGGGGCAGGTGACGATCCTGCTGCTGGCGCAGGTGGGCGGGCTGGGCATCCTGACGTTCGGGACGCTGCTGGCGCTGCTGACCGGGCGGCGCGTGAATTTCAGTGAGCGGCAGCATCTGGCGCAGCAGGTGAACGCCCTGGACGTGGGCGGCGTGCTGGGGCTGGTGCGGATCATCTTCCTGTACACGTTCGTGGCGCAGGCGGCGGGAGCACTGCTGCTGTCGCTGCGGTTCGTGCCGCAGTTCGGGCTGGGCGAGGGAATGTACCAGTCGGTGTTCCACGCGATCAGCGCGTACAACAACGCGGGGTTCGTGGTCCTGCCGGGCGGCATGCTCCCGTACGCGCAGGACCCGCTGGTGAGTGGCGTGATCGCGCTGCTGATTGTGCTGGGCGGCCTGGGGTTCCTGGTGCAGCTGAACCTCCTGACGCACCTGGCGAACCCGCGCCGCACGCGCCTGATGGTGTACAGCCGCCTGACGCTGGTGACGACCGGGGCGCTGCTGGCGCTGGGCGCGGCGCTGCTGCTGGCCCTGGAGTGGAGCGGGGCGCTCGCGGGCCTGGGCACCGGCGGGAAACTGCTGGCCGCAGCGTTCCAGAGCGTCACGCCCCGCTCCGGGGGCTTCGCGACGGTGGACCTGCTGGCGCTGGCGCCGGGTAGCGTGTTCCTGCTGATCGCGCTGATGTTCATCGGGGCGAACAGCGGCTCGACCGGTGGGGGTATCAAGACGAGTACCTTCGCGATCCTGCTGGGCAGCGCGTGGAACCTGATCCGGGGCCGCACGGAACTCATCGCGTTCGGGAGGCGCGTGATGCCGGAGAACGTCGTGCGGGCCGGGACGATCACGACCATCTACACGCTGCTGGTATTCACGGGGTTCTTCCTGATGCTGGTCACGAATCCGGCGCTGGGCTTCACGCCGCTGCTGTTCGAGACGGTCAGCGCGGCGGCGACGGTGGGCCTGAGCCTTGACGTGACGCACCGCCTGAACGACGCGGGATTGACCGTGCTGTGCGCGCTGATGTACCTGGGCCGCATCGGGCCGGTGACGTTCGCGCTGGCGCTGAGTCTGCGGGAGACGCCGGGCAGCGTGATCAAATACCCGCCGGAACGCGACATCCTGGTCGGCTGA
- a CDS encoding methyltransferase domain-containing protein, whose amino-acid sequence MPRPARPDRNAPKGRPRPKVDHRTRQPAREYELDVLAGLEDVAATELDGVPLARDVRGLRFWFPGSPERLTRLRSVVAVYRIRSWDVPRPRGLLGNQQLSELTEYLREVIEVGGHQSFRFGAAGKDSPVMQRLAEELQQSLGLPHDPEAGELLIRLRPSDDAQGWDVLARITPRPLSARPWRVCNMAGGLNATIAYAAHKLAGQRDADRIFNPMSGSGTLLIERDLMGPSAALVGVDVNPEAVRCAQENIRAAKRQIEVAHRDALHTDLPARSFDLIMADLPWGDAISSHGANETLYPAFLTEMHRLTSQRGRLCVITHEIRLFERVLQNQQKWHAHELFQVASGGHHPKAYLLSKR is encoded by the coding sequence ATGCCGCGCCCTGCCCGCCCCGACCGAAACGCGCCCAAGGGCCGCCCCCGCCCCAAAGTGGACCACCGCACCCGCCAGCCCGCCCGCGAGTACGAACTGGACGTGCTGGCCGGACTGGAAGACGTCGCCGCGACCGAACTGGACGGCGTGCCGCTGGCCCGCGACGTGCGCGGCCTGCGCTTCTGGTTCCCCGGCAGCCCCGAACGCCTGACGCGCCTGCGCAGCGTCGTTGCCGTGTACCGCATCCGCTCGTGGGACGTGCCCCGCCCGCGCGGCCTGCTGGGCAACCAGCAGCTTTCCGAACTCACCGAGTACCTGCGCGAGGTCATCGAGGTCGGCGGGCACCAGTCCTTCCGCTTCGGCGCCGCCGGGAAGGACAGCCCGGTCATGCAGCGCCTCGCGGAGGAACTCCAGCAGAGCCTGGGCCTTCCGCACGACCCCGAGGCGGGCGAACTCCTGATCCGCCTGCGCCCCAGCGACGACGCTCAGGGCTGGGACGTCCTGGCCCGCATCACCCCCAGGCCCCTCAGCGCCCGCCCGTGGCGCGTGTGCAACATGGCGGGCGGCCTGAACGCCACCATCGCGTACGCCGCGCACAAACTCGCCGGGCAGCGCGACGCCGACCGCATCTTCAACCCCATGAGCGGCAGCGGCACCCTCCTGATCGAACGCGACCTGATGGGACCCAGCGCCGCCCTCGTCGGCGTGGACGTGAACCCCGAAGCCGTGCGGTGCGCGCAGGAGAACATCCGCGCCGCCAAGCGGCAGATCGAGGTCGCCCACCGCGACGCCCTGCACACCGACCTCCCCGCCCGGTCCTTCGACCTGATCATGGCCGACCTCCCCTGGGGCGACGCGATCAGCAGCCACGGCGCGAACGAGACCCTCTACCCCGCCTTCCTGACCGAGATGCACCGCCTCACCAGCCAGCGCGGCCGCCTGTGCGTCATCACCCACGAAATCCGCCTGTTCGAACGGGTGCTGCAGAACCAGCAGAAATGGCACGCGCACGAACTCTTCCAGGTCGCCAGCGGCGGCCACCACCCCAAGGCGTACCTGCTCAGCAAGAGGTGA
- a CDS encoding alpha-amylase family glycosyl hydrolase has protein sequence MKRFHMVGRAGALAALTLSLSACSLFKAPSQPTPRAWQDEVIYFAMTDRFANGNAANDNGPNRDAGDRADRTNPLAWHGGDFAGLKAKIDDGYFKRMGFTAIWVSPVVLQVPAINTGSGPSQGKPFAGYHGYWAEDFKKVDPHFGTLDEYKALIDTAHKNGIKVIQDIVVNHAGYGATLTKTNPDWFHTKADCDASSNKTTDCDLAGLPDFRQDLPAVTAYLNDFVTYWRGATGIDGLRIDTMKHVPDAYWTQFFKAGGVGDPAKIWSVGEVFDGNPAYLARFMNDLGSPSVFDFALYFSFKDQMSSAGGNLDRMADVFAQDGVYRDPTRLTTFVDNHDVRRFVTEVTERGGSAAQAAERLDMALSTMYFSRGTPSVWQGTEYAQPGKGDPYDYPLGQGNREDMDFTRLVGSTLDERLGALASARGKYRALTRGAQQELWRPNGGAPVLAYRRVISGVQGVAGQPVVFVVNNGDTELDLGSLSGGGIPLLGTFSGSALTEVTGRAMTLSVSGGKLVGRVPARSVLAVTAPGGSGAAGTVNAALPEVAGLTVQAGDSAAQLTWTPSTDAKVAGYRVYVKAAGGTERLVNFAPIPAAQGSFLVRGLTNDVTTTFRVVTVDSAGAESKGVSATGTPSSKNTAKVTFTVDARTQGNGPIELRRFDTGSQVEYPMTQDTPGVWKTSIDLPLFREVKFKFGNDSAGAKNGGYEAPGQGDRAYVVGTNGNAYSGTYDFTEQPVPAATVTGRVTGGGQNLGGALVEATSADPALNYAITFPDGTYTLRVPAGAQTLKASAGGYLDGTLNVTAPAQNANIDLARDIRTKYTIDGNLSDWTAPTVSVQSPAEGTFGPNNNWLTLRADSDADFLYLAYTYRVDGNSAILYLDTAPGGAKQADQFDAWKRAATFGGQVDGVNAFIARYGTKKAQLRLVQSDTATPEVNAADYLQASSGTAPDQTVELAIPWTALGLSGKPTAGIGLMGGIFGGDGYGAGDIIPDAKSTPAGANSTDCTQQCRATFTGPLKLP, from the coding sequence ATGAAACGCTTCCATATGGTCGGGCGCGCGGGCGCCCTGGCGGCCCTCACGCTGTCCCTGTCGGCCTGTAGCCTGTTCAAAGCCCCCTCACAGCCCACGCCGCGCGCCTGGCAGGACGAGGTCATCTACTTCGCGATGACCGACCGGTTCGCCAACGGCAACGCGGCCAACGACAACGGCCCGAACCGCGACGCCGGGGACCGCGCCGACCGCACCAACCCCCTGGCGTGGCACGGCGGGGACTTCGCGGGCCTGAAAGCCAAGATCGACGACGGGTACTTCAAGCGGATGGGCTTCACCGCCATCTGGGTCAGCCCGGTCGTGCTGCAGGTGCCCGCCATCAACACCGGCAGCGGCCCCAGCCAGGGCAAACCGTTCGCCGGGTACCACGGCTACTGGGCCGAGGACTTCAAGAAGGTCGACCCGCACTTCGGCACCCTGGACGAGTACAAGGCGCTGATCGACACGGCGCACAAGAACGGCATCAAGGTCATCCAGGACATCGTGGTGAACCACGCCGGGTACGGCGCGACCCTCACCAAGACGAACCCCGACTGGTTCCACACGAAGGCGGACTGCGACGCGTCGAGCAACAAGACCACCGACTGCGACCTGGCGGGTTTGCCGGACTTCAGGCAGGACCTCCCGGCGGTCACCGCGTACCTGAACGACTTCGTGACGTACTGGCGCGGCGCGACCGGCATCGACGGGCTGCGCATCGACACCATGAAGCACGTGCCCGACGCGTACTGGACGCAGTTCTTCAAGGCGGGCGGCGTGGGCGACCCGGCGAAGATCTGGTCGGTCGGTGAGGTGTTCGACGGGAACCCCGCCTACCTCGCGCGCTTCATGAACGACCTCGGTTCGCCCAGCGTGTTCGACTTCGCGCTGTACTTCTCGTTCAAGGATCAGATGAGCAGCGCGGGTGGGAACCTGGACCGCATGGCGGACGTGTTCGCGCAGGACGGCGTGTACCGCGACCCGACCCGCCTGACGACCTTCGTGGACAACCATGACGTGCGTCGCTTCGTCACCGAGGTGACCGAGCGGGGCGGCAGCGCCGCGCAGGCCGCCGAGCGGCTGGACATGGCGCTGTCCACCATGTACTTCTCACGCGGGACGCCCAGCGTCTGGCAGGGCACCGAGTACGCCCAGCCCGGCAAGGGTGATCCCTACGACTACCCGCTGGGGCAGGGCAACCGCGAGGACATGGACTTCACCCGCCTGGTCGGCAGCACGCTCGACGAGCGCCTGGGTGCTCTGGCCTCCGCGCGCGGCAAATACCGCGCCCTGACGCGCGGCGCGCAGCAGGAACTCTGGCGCCCGAACGGCGGCGCGCCCGTCCTCGCCTACCGCCGCGTGATCAGCGGCGTGCAGGGCGTGGCCGGGCAGCCCGTGGTGTTCGTCGTGAACAACGGCGACACGGAACTCGATCTGGGCAGCCTAAGTGGCGGCGGGATTCCGCTGCTGGGCACCTTCTCCGGCAGCGCCCTGACCGAGGTGACGGGCCGCGCCATGACCCTCAGCGTCAGCGGCGGCAAACTGGTGGGCCGCGTGCCCGCCCGCAGCGTCCTGGCCGTCACCGCGCCCGGCGGGTCCGGCGCGGCAGGCACCGTGAACGCGGCCCTGCCGGAGGTCGCGGGCCTGACCGTGCAGGCCGGAGACAGCGCCGCGCAGCTGACCTGGACGCCGAGCACCGACGCGAAGGTCGCCGGGTACCGCGTGTACGTGAAGGCGGCGGGCGGCACCGAGCGCCTCGTGAACTTCGCGCCCATCCCGGCCGCGCAGGGCAGCTTCCTGGTGCGCGGCCTGACGAACGACGTGACCACCACCTTCCGCGTGGTGACGGTGGACAGCGCCGGAGCCGAGAGCAAGGGCGTGAGCGCCACCGGCACGCCGAGCAGCAAGAACACCGCGAAGGTGACGTTCACCGTGGACGCCCGCACGCAGGGCAACGGCCCCATCGAGTTGCGCCGCTTCGACACCGGCAGCCAGGTCGAGTACCCCATGACGCAGGACACGCCGGGCGTGTGGAAGACCAGCATCGACCTGCCGCTGTTCCGCGAGGTGAAGTTCAAGTTCGGGAACGACAGTGCGGGCGCGAAGAACGGCGGGTACGAGGCGCCGGGCCAGGGTGACCGCGCGTACGTGGTCGGCACGAACGGGAACGCCTACAGCGGCACGTACGACTTCACCGAGCAGCCCGTCCCGGCCGCCACGGTGACCGGGCGTGTCACGGGCGGCGGGCAGAACCTGGGCGGCGCCCTGGTGGAGGCGACCAGCGCCGACCCGGCCCTGAACTACGCGATCACCTTCCCGGACGGCACGTACACCCTGCGCGTCCCCGCCGGGGCGCAGACCCTCAAGGCCAGCGCCGGCGGGTACCTGGACGGCACGCTGAACGTCACGGCACCCGCGCAGAACGCGAACATCGACCTGGCACGCGATATCCGCACGAAGTACACCATCGACGGGAACCTGAGCGACTGGACCGCGCCCACCGTCAGCGTGCAGAGCCCCGCCGAGGGGACCTTCGGCCCGAACAACAACTGGCTGACCCTGCGGGCCGACAGTGACGCGGACTTCCTGTACCTCGCGTACACGTACCGCGTGGACGGCAACAGCGCGATCCTGTACCTGGACACCGCGCCCGGCGGTGCGAAACAGGCCGATCAGTTCGACGCCTGGAAGCGCGCCGCGACCTTCGGCGGGCAGGTGGACGGCGTGAACGCCTTCATCGCCCGCTACGGCACCAAGAAAGCGCAGCTGCGCCTCGTGCAGAGCGACACGGCCACGCCCGAGGTGAACGCCGCCGACTACCTGCAGGCCAGCAGCGGGACGGCCCCCGACCAGACGGTGGAACTCGCCATTCCCTGGACGGCGCTGGGCCTGAGCGGGAAACCCACCGCCGGGATCGGCCTGATGGGCGGCATCTTCGGCGGGGACGGCTACGGCGCGGGCGACATCATCCCCGACGCGAAGAGCACCCCGGCGGGTGCGAACAGCACCGACTGCACGCAGCAGTGCCGCGCGACGTTCACGGGACCCCTCAAACTGCCCTGA
- a CDS encoding TrkH family potassium uptake protein has protein sequence MTSASPPPRAPEPGRSSRRKPLLARLSPPQLIALSFAVAILVGGLLLTLPGLHGVNEDGTRRSVSFLQALFTSTSALCVTGLNVIDPSRDFNRAGQLVIMLLIQLGGLGIITFGTSFALLSRRRVNFTERLRVAQQVGALNAGGVLGLIRSIFLYTFLIELAGAALLAFRFVPQEGWGPGLFYALFHSVSAFNNAGFALYSDNLMGFVGDPLVSGVIALLIILGGTGFLVQLNVVAHLMNPRRNRLMGHSKLVLTMMAALLVVGTLGYLVFEWSNPKTLAPLGFGDKLLASFFQSVTTRTAGFNTLDYGAMQLSTLFMTIILMFIGANPGGTGGGIKTSTFYVMMASAWSMVRGRRDTTLFRRRIDTDTILRAMTVGLLSIGLVNVMFLLLLVFNSRADVLFVNLFFEAVSAFGTVGLSMNTTPLLNANQQVVLILLMFLGRIGPLTFAVAFNRPDSRALIRYPADKDILIG, from the coding sequence ATGACCAGCGCCTCTCCCCCACCGCGCGCGCCGGAACCGGGCCGCTCCAGTCGCCGCAAACCTCTGCTGGCCCGCCTGAGTCCGCCGCAGCTGATCGCGCTGTCGTTCGCGGTGGCGATCCTGGTGGGTGGGCTGCTGCTGACCCTGCCGGGCCTGCACGGCGTGAACGAGGACGGCACGCGCCGCAGCGTCAGCTTCCTGCAGGCGCTGTTCACGTCCACGAGCGCGCTGTGCGTGACGGGCCTGAACGTCATCGACCCCAGCCGGGACTTCAACCGGGCGGGGCAGCTGGTGATCATGCTGCTCATCCAGCTGGGCGGCCTGGGGATCATCACGTTCGGGACGTCGTTCGCGCTGCTGTCGCGCCGCCGCGTGAACTTCACCGAGCGCCTGCGCGTGGCGCAGCAGGTGGGCGCGCTGAACGCGGGGGGCGTGCTGGGATTGATCCGCAGCATCTTCCTGTACACGTTCCTGATCGAACTGGCCGGCGCGGCGCTGCTGGCATTCCGGTTCGTGCCGCAGGAGGGCTGGGGGCCGGGGCTGTTCTACGCGCTGTTCCACTCGGTCAGTGCGTTCAACAACGCGGGCTTCGCGCTGTACAGCGACAACCTGATGGGCTTCGTGGGCGACCCGCTGGTCAGCGGGGTGATCGCTCTGCTGATCATCCTGGGCGGCACGGGCTTCCTGGTGCAGTTGAACGTGGTCGCGCACCTGATGAACCCGCGCCGCAACCGCCTGATGGGGCACAGTAAACTGGTGCTGACCATGATGGCCGCGCTGCTGGTGGTGGGCACGCTGGGGTACCTGGTGTTTGAGTGGAGCAACCCGAAGACGCTGGCGCCGCTGGGCTTCGGGGACAAGCTGCTGGCGAGTTTCTTCCAGAGCGTCACGACGCGCACGGCGGGCTTCAACACGCTGGATTACGGCGCGATGCAGTTGTCCACGCTGTTCATGACGATCATCCTGATGTTCATCGGCGCGAACCCCGGCGGGACGGGCGGCGGCATCAAGACCAGCACCTTCTACGTGATGATGGCCTCCGCGTGGAGCATGGTGCGCGGGCGGCGCGACACGACGCTGTTCCGGCGGCGCATCGACACGGACACGATCCTGCGGGCCATGACGGTCGGCCTGCTGAGCATCGGGCTGGTGAACGTGATGTTCCTGCTGCTGCTGGTGTTCAACTCCCGCGCGGACGTGCTGTTCGTGAACCTGTTCTTCGAGGCGGTCAGCGCGTTCGGCACGGTGGGCCTGAGCATGAACACCACGCCCCTGCTGAACGCGAACCAGCAGGTGGTCCTGATTCTCCTGATGTTCCTGGGCCGCATCGGGCCGCTGACGTTCGCGGTGGCGTTCAACCGCCCCGACAGCCGCGCGCTGATCCGCTACCCGGCGGACAAGGATATCCTGATCGGATGA